From Sulfurovum zhangzhouensis, one genomic window encodes:
- a CDS encoding ABC transporter substrate-binding protein — protein sequence MYLFRLLFLLLLSLITIANAQDQTLEKVSVQFEWKHQFEFAGFYAAKEKGFYKEAGLDVTINEHSPGIDTVENVLQGVSTYGISSSQLILDRLAGKKVVLLASYFKQNALVLITRPEIQSIEALKDKQIMGTTGELTQSSLAAMLQLHNLKPDDITVIPHSYDINAFKNGEVDAITAFISNEPFFLDQKQVSYKIFNPAEYGIYSYDVELFTSEKEATQHPHRTQRFINATRKGWKYALNHKEEIIDLIYEKYSKAKSKEALLYEAKITENLIKKELFSIGAIVPELIKLNTDLYVQLGMVTPDWDLDGFIFNLKPHKINLTPTESAFIESHPIIRCSAVSWKPFSSITGETYSGIFHEYYKLIEQRTGLKFEFVKIGDGVNFQYVLDALKRKEIDMIYGSGKTLERTNYALFAGPLMQASLSIVSHRENRFYTLESLKDKTIAVAKGSTASEYIKENFPTMNLLYTNSIDEALYKVSEQKADAVVDNLVVLDYMIRDNYQFHQIEITGINDDGFDIYGLIRDDYPILRQILDKAIRSVTQEELLSINNRLIRSTIQTTNPYDINLSTEELAIIRKNTFISLSKHEAEYLKEKKSLTLCVDPNWLPFEKMEKGKHIGMSAEYFGLISSRIGIPITVIPTTTWEKSLSYAKARKCDILSLSMETPSRKAYLDFTDPLLEVPLVITTTYDQFFISDISELRGKKIGIVKGYAFKELLQTRYPDIQFIEAVSIEEGLKSVIKGETFGFIDNLTAIGYQIQKNFPGSLKVSGKFNEKQELSLGVRNDEPALLGILNKAVGSIDEKTKENILNSWITIKYEQGFNYILLGKVLTPFVLIALLLLFRQSVLSKYNAQLKNEVEEKVKELRKKDKILLKKHRMAAMGEVLSLIAHQWKQPLSAISSTLMGIKVKLVSGQYNLNDQTDREKFLLYLDQKHNRINHYVEFLSNTTDDFRNFFNPNKHKESTSLLVPIRSALQIVQGSMQTHGINIKEDLRIDAELMLYKNEITQVVLNLLKNSEDNFLEKAIPHPEIIITTYTDQDHYIIRICDNGGGIPKEHINNIFDPYFSTKHEDIGTGLGLYMSKIIVEEHHGGLLNMYNTDQGVCFEIILTKRYTGNN from the coding sequence GTGTATCTGTTCCGATTACTCTTTCTTTTACTTTTATCTCTAATAACTATCGCCAATGCTCAGGATCAAACACTTGAAAAAGTTTCCGTACAGTTTGAGTGGAAACACCAGTTTGAGTTTGCAGGGTTTTACGCAGCCAAGGAGAAAGGTTTCTATAAAGAGGCAGGACTTGATGTCACGATCAACGAGCATTCTCCTGGTATCGATACGGTTGAAAATGTATTGCAAGGTGTATCGACCTATGGAATATCCTCTTCACAACTCATACTTGATCGTCTTGCCGGGAAAAAGGTAGTTCTGCTTGCTTCCTATTTTAAACAAAATGCTCTTGTCCTGATCACAAGACCGGAGATCCAAAGCATTGAAGCATTAAAAGACAAACAAATCATGGGAACAACAGGTGAGTTAACTCAATCAAGTCTTGCTGCTATGCTACAGTTACACAACCTAAAGCCGGATGATATCACGGTGATACCTCACAGTTATGATATCAACGCATTTAAAAACGGTGAAGTCGATGCTATAACTGCCTTTATTTCAAATGAACCTTTTTTTCTTGATCAAAAACAGGTATCTTACAAGATCTTCAACCCTGCTGAGTATGGTATTTACTCTTATGATGTTGAGCTCTTTACCAGCGAGAAGGAAGCCACACAACATCCACATAGGACACAAAGATTCATCAATGCTACACGTAAAGGCTGGAAGTATGCACTCAATCATAAGGAAGAGATCATTGATCTCATCTATGAAAAATATTCCAAAGCCAAATCAAAAGAAGCACTGCTCTATGAAGCCAAAATCACTGAAAACCTCATCAAAAAGGAGCTCTTTAGCATTGGAGCTATCGTACCTGAACTAATCAAACTCAACACCGATCTCTACGTACAGCTTGGGATGGTCACTCCTGATTGGGACCTTGATGGTTTTATCTTTAATCTCAAACCTCACAAGATCAACCTGACACCTACTGAGTCAGCATTTATTGAATCACATCCCATCATTCGTTGCAGCGCTGTATCATGGAAGCCCTTTTCTTCGATTACGGGAGAAACATACAGCGGTATATTTCATGAGTACTACAAGTTGATAGAACAACGTACCGGTCTTAAGTTCGAATTTGTAAAAATAGGTGACGGTGTCAATTTCCAGTATGTTCTTGATGCATTGAAACGCAAAGAGATCGATATGATCTATGGGAGCGGGAAAACACTTGAGAGAACAAACTATGCCCTCTTTGCCGGACCTCTCATGCAGGCAAGCTTGTCCATTGTATCCCATAGAGAAAACCGATTCTATACCTTAGAGAGTCTTAAAGATAAAACGATTGCTGTAGCAAAAGGAAGTACTGCTTCAGAGTACATCAAAGAAAATTTTCCTACAATGAATCTTCTGTATACCAACAGTATCGATGAAGCACTCTATAAGGTCAGTGAGCAAAAAGCCGATGCCGTTGTTGACAACCTGGTCGTACTTGACTATATGATAAGAGATAACTACCAGTTTCATCAGATCGAGATTACAGGTATCAATGATGATGGTTTTGATATCTATGGACTAATACGGGATGATTATCCTATCCTTCGCCAGATACTCGACAAAGCCATCCGGTCTGTAACACAAGAAGAGTTATTAAGTATCAATAATAGACTGATACGTTCTACGATACAGACTACAAATCCTTATGATATCAACTTAAGTACAGAAGAGTTGGCAATCATCAGAAAAAATACATTTATTTCATTGAGCAAACATGAAGCAGAGTACCTCAAAGAGAAAAAATCATTGACACTTTGTGTCGATCCAAACTGGTTACCGTTCGAGAAAATGGAAAAAGGGAAGCATATAGGAATGAGCGCCGAATATTTTGGGTTGATCTCATCTAGAATCGGTATTCCTATTACTGTCATACCTACAACAACTTGGGAGAAGTCTCTCTCTTATGCAAAAGCAAGAAAGTGTGATATTCTCTCATTATCCATGGAAACCCCCTCACGCAAAGCCTATCTAGACTTCACGGATCCCTTATTAGAGGTTCCTCTGGTTATCACAACTACCTATGATCAGTTTTTTATTAGTGATATCAGTGAGCTCAGAGGTAAAAAGATCGGTATAGTCAAAGGATATGCGTTCAAAGAGCTTCTGCAAACCAGATATCCTGATATCCAATTTATTGAAGCAGTATCGATCGAAGAGGGGCTAAAAAGTGTCATAAAAGGAGAAACGTTTGGTTTTATCGATAATCTCACCGCAATCGGATATCAGATACAAAAAAACTTTCCGGGCTCTCTTAAGGTCTCTGGTAAATTCAATGAGAAGCAGGAACTTAGCCTTGGTGTACGTAATGATGAACCTGCATTGCTTGGGATATTGAACAAAGCTGTAGGCTCTATTGATGAAAAGACAAAAGAGAATATTCTTAACAGTTGGATCACGATCAAATATGAACAAGGATTTAACTATATACTTTTAGGAAAGGTACTCACACCATTCGTTCTGATCGCACTCTTATTGCTATTTAGACAAAGCGTATTGAGCAAATATAATGCTCAGCTTAAAAATGAGGTAGAAGAAAAGGTTAAAGAGCTGAGAAAGAAAGATAAAATACTGCTCAAAAAACACCGAATGGCTGCAATGGGAGAAGTACTTAGTCTCATTGCACACCAATGGAAACAGCCATTGTCCGCGATTAGTAGTACACTTATGGGAATAAAAGTCAAATTAGTAAGTGGTCAATATAATCTTAATGATCAAACAGACCGAGAAAAATTTTTACTATATCTTGATCAAAAACACAACCGTATCAATCACTATGTAGAGTTTCTTTCCAACACAACAGATGACTTCAGAAACTTTTTTAATCCGAATAAGCATAAAGAGTCTACTTCACTTCTTGTACCAATCAGAAGTGCACTACAGATAGTACAAGGCTCGATGCAAACTCATGGTATTAACATCAAAGAAGATCTTCGGATCGATGCAGAACTTATGCTCTACAAAAATGAAATCACGCAGGTGGTGTTGAACCTTCTTAAAAACAGTGAGGATAACTTTTTGGAGAAGGCTATACCTCATCCGGAGATCATCATTACTACCTACACTGATCAAGATCATTACATAATCCGTATCTGTGATAACGGCGGAGGTATACCAAAAGAACATATAAATAATATTTTTGATCCCTACTTCAGCACAAAACATGAAGATATTGGGACAGGGCTTGGACTTTATATGTCCAAGATCATCGTTGAAGAGCACCATGGCGGGTTACTGAATATGTACAATACTGATCAGGGAGTTTGTTTTGAGATCATATTGACAAAGAGGTATACCGGGAATAACTGA
- a CDS encoding response regulator transcription factor, with protein sequence MVNYSKTFSKTKDLSILLVEDYEPLRNDMAELLEDLFNSVTVASSGEEALKFYQTYYSENDKSFDLLMTDIQMSPMNGIELSTRVREINSVQQIIILSAHTDSNFLIPLINLGISHFLTKPIKYEELIDVLGNLGSKIIEEMNQPSETTMLQLGEGFVWDSKKNVLSQEGVAIELTRYELILLQLLLEKSEHLCTTEEILYRFDECQIEIGEKNIRNLVSKLRKKLPLEIISNIYGMGYKLTLKK encoded by the coding sequence ATGGTTAATTATAGTAAGACTTTTTCTAAAACTAAAGATCTTTCGATACTTCTAGTAGAAGATTATGAGCCACTAAGGAATGATATGGCTGAGCTACTTGAAGATCTTTTTAATAGTGTAACTGTCGCTTCAAGTGGGGAAGAAGCCTTAAAATTTTATCAAACATACTACTCTGAAAATGACAAAAGTTTTGATCTGCTTATGACCGATATCCAGATGTCACCGATGAATGGGATAGAACTAAGTACAAGGGTAAGAGAGATAAACAGTGTACAGCAGATCATTATCCTTTCTGCACATACAGACTCTAATTTTTTGATACCATTGATAAACCTTGGTATTTCCCACTTTTTAACAAAGCCGATTAAATATGAAGAGTTGATAGATGTTCTAGGTAATCTGGGCAGTAAAATCATTGAAGAGATGAACCAACCATCTGAGACTACAATGTTACAACTGGGTGAAGGGTTTGTTTGGGATAGTAAGAAAAATGTTCTCTCACAGGAAGGAGTAGCAATCGAACTAACAAGATATGAATTGATTCTATTGCAACTTTTACTTGAGAAATCTGAACACCTCTGTACTACGGAAGAGATTCTTTACCGGTTTGATGAGTGCCAGATCGAAATAGGTGAAAAAAATATCCGTAACCTGGTTTCAAAACTACGTAAAAAGCTGCCTTTAGAGATTATCTCCAATATTTATGGAATGGGTTATAAACTTACACTTAAAAAGTAA
- the mfd gene encoding transcription-repair coupling factor, which produces MYQSNIYEYLENLTEHQLLICKDDKEAIQIRDIANLLGFESYVLPDIRVSAGEDLRTYDEEIYRLFITLAAYHQSQNKKVLISPYRTLLIPFPKPEYFGKHTIEFGDTLDLAALKDKLYHWGYHFTDITASAGEVSFRGDIIDIFPIDAEQPYRIGLFDEEVETIQHFDEATQKRILPKEGEDELDHVTFPPTFLALDKAQYDSLKSRVAQSNYDTFVKDIDSLGLWHLDELGESALAQFNSVLTSNLAAELDEIYELDAPMIPRESFMLPVVPESKRYRDLEVADPNKLLESHQDKKITILAKNESIVRGSDLASFEGIEFVYQEGIVNLMSADRLILSLNKPVKRKKVKKATIILDELKQGDYVVHENHGIGIFKGIEKRDVLGAVSEFVVIHYQNEDSLLIPVSNLEVIDRFVADSGTLPVLDRLGKTSFKKLKGKVREKLFAIASQIINLSAQRHLKKGIVLKTNLEEHTIFMAKAGFIHTEDQERAIYEMLDDLSSGRMMDRLLSADVGFGKTEVAMNGMYVAVKNGYQAMMIAPTTLLSAQHFKSLKERFKDEEIRVAKLDRFSTAKQKREVLVGLEDGSIDIVVGTHALLGAKFKNLALVVIDEEHKFGVKQKEALKEISIDVHLLSMSATPIPRSLNMAMSQVKTFSEILTPPVERQGVRTFVKSYDEKVIKEAILRELRRGGQVFYVFNSIAAIEDKKKELLDILPTLRIAVLHSKISAKETEDEMMKFEDGEYDLLLSTSIVESGIHMPHANTMIVDGADNFGIADLHQLRGRVGRGSKEGYAYFIVSDKDRLTEQAKRRLLALESHSDLGSGAVLAFHDLEIRGGGNIIGEAQSGHIKQIGYSLYLRMLEDAIKELSGQDKEVSQHVDMKLNVDAYLNEELIEEDRLRLELYRRLSLCETTGEVYEISSEIEDRFGKLDRVTKQFIDVIVMKVLARQQGISKVSSYGENVFIEFIEEGKDRVVLKSPSKDDDDIIATAMGYLK; this is translated from the coding sequence ATGTATCAAAGTAATATCTACGAATATTTAGAAAACCTTACCGAACATCAACTCCTTATTTGTAAGGATGATAAAGAAGCTATCCAGATACGTGATATAGCAAACCTTCTTGGATTTGAGAGTTATGTGCTACCGGATATCCGTGTAAGTGCAGGAGAAGATTTACGAACTTATGATGAGGAGATATACAGACTTTTTATCACCTTGGCAGCATATCATCAAAGCCAGAATAAAAAGGTATTGATCTCTCCATATCGTACACTTCTGATACCTTTTCCCAAACCGGAATATTTTGGGAAGCATACGATAGAGTTTGGTGATACACTAGACCTTGCAGCATTAAAAGATAAGCTTTATCATTGGGGATACCATTTTACAGATATCACTGCGAGTGCAGGGGAAGTCTCTTTCCGTGGTGATATCATCGATATATTCCCGATTGATGCTGAGCAGCCTTATCGTATCGGGCTTTTTGATGAGGAAGTAGAGACGATACAGCATTTTGATGAGGCGACACAGAAACGTATCCTACCTAAAGAAGGAGAGGATGAACTGGACCACGTTACTTTCCCTCCTACCTTTCTTGCCTTAGATAAAGCGCAGTATGACTCACTCAAGAGCAGGGTGGCCCAAAGTAATTACGATACTTTCGTCAAAGATATAGATTCATTGGGATTGTGGCATCTTGATGAACTTGGAGAGAGTGCGCTAGCGCAGTTCAACTCTGTCTTGACATCGAATTTGGCTGCAGAGCTTGATGAGATCTACGAGTTGGATGCTCCGATGATTCCTAGAGAGTCTTTTATGTTGCCAGTAGTGCCTGAGAGCAAAAGATACCGTGATCTTGAGGTGGCAGATCCAAATAAACTTTTGGAGTCTCATCAAGATAAAAAAATAACGATCCTGGCTAAAAATGAATCGATCGTTCGTGGAAGTGATCTAGCCAGTTTTGAGGGGATAGAGTTTGTCTATCAGGAAGGTATCGTTAACTTGATGAGTGCTGACAGGTTGATCCTTTCTTTAAACAAACCGGTCAAACGTAAAAAGGTTAAAAAAGCAACTATCATCCTGGATGAACTCAAGCAGGGGGACTATGTAGTTCATGAAAATCACGGAATCGGTATCTTCAAAGGGATAGAGAAGAGAGATGTATTGGGAGCTGTAAGCGAGTTTGTCGTGATACATTACCAAAACGAGGATTCACTTCTGATCCCTGTGAGCAATCTAGAGGTGATTGATCGTTTTGTAGCTGACAGCGGTACACTGCCTGTGCTTGACAGACTGGGGAAAACCAGTTTTAAAAAGCTCAAAGGCAAAGTCAGGGAAAAACTTTTTGCTATCGCTTCTCAGATTATCAACCTCTCTGCACAACGCCATCTTAAAAAGGGTATCGTACTTAAAACAAATCTTGAGGAGCATACGATCTTTATGGCGAAAGCAGGGTTTATTCATACTGAAGATCAGGAACGTGCGATCTATGAAATGCTTGATGATCTCAGCAGCGGCCGCATGATGGACAGGCTGCTTAGTGCCGATGTAGGGTTTGGGAAGACAGAAGTAGCGATGAACGGGATGTATGTTGCAGTAAAAAACGGTTACCAAGCGATGATGATCGCACCGACCACATTACTTAGTGCACAGCATTTCAAGTCACTCAAAGAACGTTTTAAAGATGAAGAGATCAGGGTAGCGAAGCTGGACCGTTTTTCTACAGCCAAACAAAAACGTGAAGTATTGGTAGGACTTGAAGACGGCTCGATCGATATCGTGGTAGGAACCCATGCTTTGCTTGGAGCAAAGTTTAAAAATTTGGCGCTGGTTGTGATCGATGAAGAACATAAGTTTGGGGTGAAACAAAAAGAAGCACTCAAAGAGATCAGTATCGATGTGCATCTGCTTTCAATGTCAGCTACTCCGATCCCAAGAAGTCTCAATATGGCAATGTCACAGGTGAAGACCTTCTCCGAGATCCTTACTCCTCCGGTTGAACGTCAAGGTGTACGTACATTTGTGAAGAGTTATGATGAGAAGGTGATCAAAGAGGCAATCCTGCGTGAATTGCGTCGCGGTGGTCAGGTCTTCTATGTCTTTAACTCGATTGCAGCGATTGAAGATAAGAAAAAAGAGCTCCTGGATATTCTTCCAACTCTTCGTATCGCGGTATTGCACTCTAAAATATCAGCCAAAGAGACAGAAGATGAGATGATGAAGTTTGAAGACGGGGAGTATGATCTGCTGCTTTCTACTTCGATCGTTGAATCGGGTATCCATATGCCGCATGCCAACACAATGATCGTGGATGGTGCGGATAACTTCGGTATCGCAGATCTGCATCAGCTACGCGGACGAGTGGGAAGAGGATCAAAAGAGGGGTATGCCTACTTTATCGTCTCAGACAAAGACCGTTTGACGGAACAGGCAAAACGAAGACTGCTTGCTTTGGAATCACACTCGGATCTTGGCAGTGGAGCAGTACTGGCCTTCCATGACCTTGAGATCAGGGGAGGAGGAAATATTATTGGAGAAGCACAGTCCGGGCATATCAAACAGATCGGATATTCCCTCTACCTGCGTATGCTTGAGGATGCGATCAAGGAACTAAGTGGTCAGGATAAAGAGGTCAGCCAGCATGTGGATATGAAGCTCAATGTCGATGCGTATCTCAATGAAGAGCTTATTGAAGAGGATAGACTCCGTCTTGAACTGTATCGTCGTCTCTCACTTTGCGAAACTACCGGGGAAGTATATGAGATCAGTTCAGAGATCGAAGATAGGTTCGGTAAGCTTGATAGGGTCACTAAGCAGTTCATCGATGTGATCGTGATGAAGGTACTAGCACGCCAGCAAGGAATATCAAAAGTCTCTTCTTATGGAGAGAATGTCTTTATCGAGTTTATCGAGGAAGGGAAAGATCGGGTCGTACTGAAGTCTCCAAGTAAAGACGATGATGACATTATCGCTACTGCAATGGGGTACCTTAAGTAA
- a CDS encoding bifunctional folylpolyglutamate synthase/dihydrofolate synthase, with the protein MSLQDFLEAKPLYYKEIDHERVHIAYGLLKPHISRPKTVHVVGTNGKGSTGRMLAHLAYKGGLKTGHYTSPHIIKFNERIWIDGEDASDEVLEQAHQKLYAILDKEMSESLSYFEYTTLLAFVVFEKCDLVVLEAGLGGEFDATNVCEKELSIITPIGIDHQAFLGQSIEEIATTKINSIQKQVVLAPQPYEEVVDVAQKIAQEKGAVLFLNTVFRAGHKRLMEKVQEIAKSLSWGAYLVENAMVALQALDILDIDYDIDDLESVKLFGRFYQLKTNIRIDVGHNPLAAQAIVNAMDPETVLIYNSLDDKDYERVLRTLKPKVKRVEIIKINSQRATTLGEIEQALQRVGLEYRYYEGTIKRDEHYLVFGSFYVVEEFLKSMESHVSK; encoded by the coding sequence GTGTCCTTACAAGATTTTTTAGAGGCAAAACCTCTTTACTACAAAGAGATCGACCATGAACGTGTACATATTGCTTATGGTCTACTCAAACCTCATATCTCCAGGCCCAAAACCGTACACGTAGTCGGCACTAACGGGAAGGGTTCAACAGGCCGTATGCTTGCACATCTGGCATATAAAGGCGGGCTGAAAACCGGGCACTATACCTCACCGCACATTATCAAGTTTAATGAACGTATTTGGATAGACGGAGAAGATGCATCTGATGAAGTTTTAGAGCAGGCACATCAAAAGCTCTATGCTATTTTGGATAAGGAGATGAGTGAATCACTCAGCTATTTTGAATATACGACGCTTCTGGCTTTTGTCGTGTTTGAAAAATGTGATCTTGTGGTACTGGAAGCAGGGCTTGGCGGAGAGTTTGATGCGACCAATGTGTGTGAGAAGGAACTTAGTATCATTACTCCTATAGGGATCGATCATCAAGCATTTTTAGGTCAAAGCATCGAAGAGATCGCAACGACCAAGATCAACAGTATACAAAAACAGGTTGTGCTTGCACCACAACCTTATGAAGAAGTTGTCGATGTGGCACAGAAGATCGCTCAAGAAAAAGGTGCTGTACTCTTTTTAAATACAGTTTTCAGGGCCGGTCATAAGAGACTAATGGAGAAAGTGCAAGAGATTGCCAAAAGTCTTTCGTGGGGTGCATATCTTGTAGAGAATGCTATGGTAGCTTTACAGGCTTTGGATATCTTGGATATTGATTATGATATTGATGATCTAGAAAGTGTAAAGCTTTTTGGCCGTTTCTATCAGCTTAAAACGAATATCCGCATTGATGTCGGGCACAATCCTTTGGCTGCACAGGCAATCGTCAATGCTATGGACCCGGAAACGGTACTTATCTATAACTCGTTGGATGACAAGGACTATGAGAGAGTCTTACGTACATTGAAACCTAAGGTAAAGCGTGTCGAGATCATCAAGATCAATTCTCAGCGTGCAACGACACTTGGTGAGATAGAACAGGCATTGCAACGTGTAGGGTTGGAGTATCGTTATTATGAAGGTACGATAAAAAGAGATGAACATTATCTTGTATTTGGTTCGTTTTACGTTGTTGAAGAATTTTTAAAAAGTATGGAAAGTCATGTATCAAAGTAA
- the lptE gene encoding LPS assembly lipoprotein LptE, translating to MSRGTKDFFQKSILMPLFAILSMLLISGCGYKPSTQAIKNSFSENVSIEVIVDRVEPENAPFIKDEMNRMIYTRFKGRVVPKAMAQNHIRITYDGSTFTPLSYEDGYVTRYQVNLNVKFEMVTKQGKESKTIHTIDEADIHASSLDASTLRIEAIRRALAKALDEFLAYVSAKGTYSTKDSKD from the coding sequence ATGAGTAGAGGAACAAAAGACTTTTTTCAAAAAAGTATACTTATGCCGCTTTTTGCTATCTTATCCATGCTGCTTATCAGCGGTTGCGGATATAAACCATCTACACAGGCAATTAAAAACAGTTTTTCAGAGAATGTCTCTATCGAAGTAATCGTAGACAGGGTAGAGCCTGAAAATGCTCCTTTTATCAAAGATGAGATGAATCGTATGATCTATACACGATTCAAAGGACGTGTCGTACCTAAAGCGATGGCACAGAACCATATTCGAATTACGTATGATGGCAGTACATTTACACCGCTTTCTTATGAAGACGGGTATGTAACACGTTACCAAGTCAATCTCAATGTCAAGTTCGAGATGGTGACTAAGCAGGGTAAAGAGAGCAAAACAATCCATACGATCGATGAAGCAGATATTCATGCCAGCTCGTTGGATGCTTCTACACTTAGGATAGAAGCGATTCGAAGAGCCTTGGCAAAAGCACTTGATGAGTTCCTCGCTTATGTGAGTGCGAAAGGTACATACAGTACCAAGGATTCCAAGGATTAG